One part of the Tunicatimonas pelagia genome encodes these proteins:
- a CDS encoding Do family serine endopeptidase has protein sequence MKNILTTVFAAVFASLITLVAYTYFVDDNRVFQVDSTNEPAFVNYVAEPSSAMAPFDFTAAAEKVTPAVVHITSVQQTASASREMEQIPEFFRDFFGDRFQQSPGQQRPRMGSGSGVIISSDGYIVSNNHVIADADELTVVLTDNRSYTAQVIGTDPTTDLALIKIDDEDLPYLSFANSDEVKVGEWVMAAGNPLSYLNSTVTAGIVSAKGRSIGILRNEERTSIESFIQTDAAVNPGNSGGALVNVDGNLIGINTAIASQTGSYIGYSFAVPSNIAKKVVEDLKEYGTVQRGFLGVSIVGINPAVAKEFDLELNQGVLVQEVVEDGSAQEAGIEKGDIIVKVDEKKILRNSDLLSYIGRKRPGDQVMVTINRDGEEKTFDMTLKTRGGETKLVKAQRGEMFDQLGAEFTQLGEEQLDELAISGGVQVSKIYAGKLRQQGIRNGFIITRIANQPIRSLDDLSEALEQEQGGVLIEGIYPDSPDEKQFFGIGLN, from the coding sequence ATGAAAAATATTTTAACAACCGTATTTGCTGCGGTTTTTGCCAGTCTGATTACACTGGTAGCTTACACGTATTTTGTCGATGATAATCGGGTGTTTCAAGTAGATTCCACCAACGAGCCAGCGTTCGTTAACTATGTTGCTGAACCATCTTCTGCTATGGCTCCGTTTGACTTCACCGCTGCCGCTGAGAAAGTAACCCCCGCGGTGGTGCATATTACTTCGGTGCAACAGACGGCGAGTGCATCCCGAGAAATGGAACAGATACCGGAGTTCTTTCGCGACTTCTTCGGTGATCGGTTTCAGCAATCGCCCGGCCAGCAACGTCCCCGCATGGGTTCTGGCTCGGGGGTCATTATTAGCTCCGACGGGTATATAGTTTCTAACAATCACGTAATAGCCGATGCCGATGAGCTGACGGTTGTTTTAACTGATAATAGAAGCTACACCGCGCAAGTAATTGGTACTGACCCTACTACCGATTTAGCTTTAATTAAAATTGACGATGAAGATCTGCCCTATCTTTCGTTTGCCAACTCCGATGAAGTAAAAGTTGGAGAGTGGGTTATGGCAGCCGGTAATCCACTAAGCTACCTTAATTCTACCGTAACAGCTGGTATTGTTAGTGCCAAAGGGAGAAGTATCGGTATCTTGAGAAATGAAGAACGAACGTCAATTGAGTCGTTTATTCAGACCGATGCGGCGGTAAACCCGGGTAACAGTGGTGGAGCTTTGGTTAATGTTGACGGAAACTTAATTGGTATCAATACGGCTATTGCCAGCCAAACCGGTTCGTATATAGGTTACTCATTTGCCGTACCTTCTAATATTGCTAAAAAAGTGGTAGAAGATTTAAAAGAGTACGGAACGGTTCAGCGGGGCTTTTTGGGAGTGTCTATCGTGGGAATTAACCCAGCCGTGGCGAAGGAGTTTGACTTAGAGCTTAATCAGGGAGTTCTGGTACAGGAGGTTGTTGAAGATGGTTCAGCCCAAGAAGCTGGCATTGAGAAAGGTGATATTATTGTGAAGGTTGATGAGAAGAAAATTTTACGTAACTCCGATCTGCTATCGTACATCGGCCGTAAGCGTCCGGGTGACCAAGTGATGGTAACCATTAATCGAGACGGAGAAGAGAAGACTTTCGACATGACGTTGAAAACCCGCGGTGGTGAAACGAAACTAGTAAAAGCCCAACGAGGTGAAATGTTTGACCAACTGGGGGCTGAGTTTACTCAGCTAGGCGAAGAGCAACTAGACGAGCTAGCTATCTCTGGGGGAGTACAGGTCAGTAAAATCTACGCTGGAAAACTGCGTCAGCAAGGAATCAGAAACGGATTTATCATTACCCGAATTGCGAATCAGCCCATTCGTTCGCTAGACGATTTAAGTGAGGCATTAGAACAAGAGCAAGGCGGAGTGCTAATTGAAGGTATCTACCCCGATAGCCCTGATGAAAAGCAATTCTTTGGCATCGGATTGAATTAG
- a CDS encoding TonB-dependent receptor — MKSLVLIALAYFSALIQVPESLDKEVVLSKQTLTVKEVLKELDRQSSFTFSYSNRIPLQKKISFGKQSGSMRYFLDRISRDYAIQYKTVNEKILLLREKKRSPTKKKKENATISGYITDASTGEELIGATVYIQELETGTVTNVYGYYSLSVPPGEYTLVLSFIGYQRQRLTVPIEESQTLNVEMAPEEVQLEEVIVTASETIPEVQEMEMSTAKVDIQTIQKMPALLGEVDVIRSIQLLPGVSTVGEGAPGFNVRGGSVDQNLILLDEAPVFSSSHLLGFFSVFNPDAVKDIKLYKGGIPARYGGRLSSVLDVRQKEGNTKRFGLKGGIGLISSRLLAEGPIQKDKSSFMVAGRRSYGDLFLRMSNNEDINNTIIYFYDLNTKVNYKINDRNRLYLSGYFGRDVFGGAVENLRFDWGNRTGTLRWNHLFNDKLFSNFTAIYSDYNYRLAFANNGTDAALEEFEWQSSVTNRNLQADFTYFPSLSSTIDFGVSGIYYDFNPGSVTIRTNDQPPESPLDLNEEHAIEAAAYFNHEKKFGDRVTLQYGLRYSAFMNIGERDVFEYENGTPSPDNAVIDTVSYGAGEIIKFYDGLEPRFSLNYSLSKQTALKVSYNRLFQYIQLVSNTTAATPIDIWTPANQYIQPAIVDQIALGYFRNFRQNTFEFSAEVYYKNFQDLIDFRNGAELILNENLETELLSGNGRAYGLELLLKKREGRWTGWLSYTLARTERQVDGINNNEYYPSNFDKPHDVSLVLNYNINKKWNASANFAYMTGRPTTPPAARFVYQGIVVPDYTGRNGARTPDYHRLDLSVNYEPPPKPGRRWRNSWNFGVYNVYARRNPYSVFFRPNSDNPAITEAVQLSIFANLIPSITYNFTF; from the coding sequence ATGAAATCACTAGTATTAATTGCCCTTGCGTACTTCTCTGCCCTGATTCAAGTACCCGAATCGTTAGACAAAGAAGTTGTCTTATCCAAACAAACCCTCACTGTTAAAGAAGTCCTCAAAGAATTAGACCGCCAAAGTAGTTTTACCTTTTCGTACAGCAATCGAATTCCTTTGCAGAAAAAGATTTCCTTCGGAAAGCAAAGCGGTTCAATGCGCTATTTTCTCGATCGTATCAGTCGCGACTACGCCATACAGTACAAAACTGTCAATGAAAAGATACTGTTGCTACGAGAAAAGAAGCGATCTCCCACAAAAAAAAAGAAGGAAAACGCCACTATTAGCGGTTACATAACCGACGCTTCTACCGGCGAAGAGCTCATTGGGGCTACCGTTTACATCCAAGAACTAGAAACGGGTACGGTGACCAACGTATACGGCTACTATTCGCTCTCGGTGCCTCCCGGCGAATATACGCTAGTGCTAAGCTTTATCGGCTACCAACGCCAGCGCCTAACTGTGCCGATTGAAGAAAGTCAAACCCTTAACGTAGAAATGGCACCCGAAGAAGTGCAGTTAGAAGAGGTTATCGTGACGGCTTCGGAAACTATTCCAGAAGTGCAGGAAATGGAGATGAGCACCGCGAAGGTAGATATCCAAACTATTCAGAAAATGCCCGCTTTACTGGGTGAGGTTGATGTTATCCGCAGCATTCAGTTGCTGCCGGGAGTATCTACGGTAGGCGAAGGGGCACCGGGTTTCAACGTGCGTGGGGGAAGTGTTGATCAGAACTTAATATTGCTAGATGAAGCACCCGTATTTAGTTCCTCTCACTTACTTGGTTTCTTCTCCGTGTTTAACCCTGATGCGGTAAAAGATATCAAACTCTACAAAGGTGGCATTCCCGCTCGCTACGGTGGGCGTCTATCGTCGGTGCTGGATGTTAGGCAAAAAGAAGGTAATACCAAGCGGTTTGGCCTGAAAGGCGGCATCGGGCTAATTAGCAGCCGATTGCTAGCAGAAGGGCCGATTCAGAAAGACAAAAGCTCTTTTATGGTGGCCGGGCGGCGTTCCTACGGCGATCTTTTTCTTCGTATGTCTAACAATGAAGACATTAATAACACGATTATCTACTTTTATGATCTAAATACCAAGGTCAATTACAAAATTAATGACCGTAACCGCCTGTACCTTTCGGGCTACTTTGGGCGCGACGTGTTTGGTGGTGCCGTAGAAAACTTACGCTTTGACTGGGGCAACCGCACGGGTACCCTCCGGTGGAATCATTTATTTAACGATAAGCTGTTTTCTAACTTTACTGCCATCTACAGCGACTATAACTATCGGCTAGCCTTTGCTAATAACGGCACTGATGCCGCGCTAGAAGAGTTTGAGTGGCAGTCAAGCGTGACCAATCGTAACCTTCAGGCTGATTTTACCTACTTTCCTTCACTAAGTAGTACCATTGATTTTGGGGTTAGCGGTATTTACTACGACTTCAATCCGGGTAGCGTAACCATTCGTACCAATGACCAGCCACCGGAGTCTCCGCTAGATTTGAATGAAGAGCACGCCATAGAAGCTGCCGCTTATTTTAATCATGAAAAAAAGTTCGGCGATCGGGTTACCCTTCAGTACGGATTACGGTACTCGGCGTTTATGAATATAGGCGAACGTGACGTATTTGAGTACGAAAACGGAACACCATCGCCCGACAATGCCGTGATCGATACAGTCTCTTACGGAGCGGGGGAAATCATTAAATTTTACGATGGTTTAGAACCTCGCTTTTCGCTGAATTACTCACTTAGCAAGCAGACTGCTCTGAAAGTTAGCTACAACCGTCTGTTTCAATATATTCAGTTGGTTTCCAACACTACAGCGGCTACTCCAATTGATATTTGGACTCCGGCTAATCAATACATTCAGCCTGCTATTGTAGATCAGATTGCCCTGGGTTATTTCCGCAATTTTCGGCAAAACACCTTTGAGTTCTCAGCTGAAGTATACTACAAAAACTTTCAAGATTTAATTGACTTCCGCAACGGAGCCGAACTAATTCTTAACGAAAACTTAGAAACTGAATTACTAAGCGGAAATGGGCGCGCTTACGGATTAGAATTATTACTGAAGAAGCGAGAAGGTCGCTGGACTGGTTGGTTGAGTTATACGCTAGCTCGTACCGAACGACAGGTCGATGGTATTAACAATAATGAATACTATCCTTCTAATTTCGATAAGCCCCACGATGTATCGCTGGTGCTTAACTATAACATTAACAAAAAATGGAATGCGTCGGCCAACTTTGCCTACATGACAGGGCGACCAACTACTCCTCCGGCTGCCCGGTTTGTGTACCAAGGCATAGTAGTACCTGATTACACCGGGCGTAACGGAGCGCGTACCCCGGACTATCATCGGCTAGACCTATCGGTTAATTACGAGCCACCGCCAAAACCCGGACGTCGCTGGCGCAATAGCTGGAACTTCGGAGTGTATAATGTGTACGCTCGGCGTAATCCGTACTCGGTCTTCTTCCGCCCTAACTCCGATAATCCAGCGATTACTGAGGCTGTGCAACTATCTATCTTCGCTAACCTCATTCCTTCAATTACCTACAATTTTACTTTCTAA
- a CDS encoding DUF4249 domain-containing protein has product MTRLKIYYLAGLATFILLSACEDVIEIDAPVTDARLVVEGWVYDDRDTQTILLSRSSPYFNSETPPSETGAQVAVTTQTGETFSYTETEAGVYLSSFQGTIGGQYTLTIETSEGQQYQSSTQSLQSVPPIDSLYVLFEDEDEDEDEGFYPAWDFTDPEGEENYYRWRFFINDSLQNMAEDILVFSDEFTDGEEINGVEFVLERLLQEGDRLRIEQLSITEESQDFLNRIQQLTTGVGGLFDTPPDPVRGNISNTTDEQNYALGFFGASSVAKDSLVVGE; this is encoded by the coding sequence ATGACCAGATTGAAAATATATTATCTCGCGGGCTTAGCTACTTTCATTCTGCTATCCGCTTGCGAAGATGTTATTGAAATTGATGCCCCAGTGACGGACGCTCGCTTGGTGGTAGAAGGATGGGTGTACGATGACCGAGACACCCAAACTATTCTGCTAAGCAGATCGTCTCCTTACTTCAATTCAGAAACCCCTCCTTCTGAAACAGGTGCTCAAGTAGCCGTAACCACTCAAACCGGAGAAACTTTCTCCTACACTGAAACCGAAGCCGGGGTGTACCTCAGCAGTTTTCAGGGCACAATTGGGGGGCAATATACTTTAACAATAGAAACCAGTGAAGGACAGCAATATCAATCATCTACCCAGTCGCTGCAATCAGTTCCTCCAATAGATTCACTATACGTTCTTTTTGAGGATGAGGATGAAGATGAGGATGAAGGGTTCTACCCTGCCTGGGATTTTACCGATCCTGAAGGAGAAGAAAATTACTACCGATGGAGATTTTTTATCAATGACTCCCTTCAGAATATGGCCGAGGACATACTGGTATTTTCGGATGAGTTTACTGATGGAGAAGAAATAAACGGAGTAGAGTTTGTGCTGGAAAGGCTGTTACAAGAAGGCGACCGTCTTAGGATAGAACAGCTTTCTATTACAGAAGAATCGCAAGACTTCTTAAATAGAATTCAGCAGCTTACTACCGGAGTTGGTGGTCTGTTTGACACTCCACCCGACCCGGTGCGAGGTAATATTAGCAATACAACCGACGAACAGAACTATGCCCTCGGTTTCTTTGGTGCCTCTTCTGTAGCTAAAGATTCTCTAGTGGTCGGTGAATAA
- a CDS encoding FecR family protein, translating to MAPDNPVDPTLLVRYLEDKNQLSPDEQNQIEQWIQQTPQNQEGFEKLRIIWEQANQASIIKKVDAQADWPKVWAKIPSKSKPTPTRQLPFYQQRVWQIAASVALLLISIWGIRTVWHTESPAELATYTLVAQDSIRVINLPDGSQVFLNETAQLSYQEDFGEQNRTVHLTGEGYFEVVSNPAVPFFVHTTPTTVRVVGTSFNVNSADEAVKVTVNSGKVAFSHQRDTLLLTPNEVGIYQPGKAMQESMNNDENYLSWKTDVLRFDDAPLSQVAEDISRHFQASVQLEDEALEQLRFTSVFQQPSLATVLEEISMVLDIQYTQERNQIKFFITNP from the coding sequence ATGGCACCCGACAACCCCGTAGATCCAACATTATTAGTTCGCTACCTGGAAGATAAAAACCAGCTTAGCCCCGATGAACAAAACCAGATTGAGCAGTGGATTCAGCAGACTCCTCAGAACCAGGAAGGATTTGAAAAGCTTCGCATCATTTGGGAGCAAGCCAACCAAGCCAGTATTATAAAAAAAGTAGATGCCCAAGCTGATTGGCCCAAAGTATGGGCTAAAATACCCAGCAAATCCAAACCAACACCTACCCGACAACTACCCTTTTACCAACAGCGAGTTTGGCAGATAGCCGCTTCAGTTGCATTGCTGCTCATTTCTATCTGGGGAATAAGAACGGTTTGGCATACGGAGTCGCCCGCTGAGTTAGCAACGTATACTCTTGTAGCTCAAGATAGTATTAGGGTAATCAACTTACCTGATGGCAGCCAAGTCTTTCTCAACGAGACTGCCCAACTTAGCTATCAAGAAGACTTTGGTGAGCAAAACCGTACCGTTCACCTAACAGGAGAAGGGTATTTTGAAGTAGTCTCCAATCCGGCAGTGCCTTTTTTCGTCCACACCACTCCTACTACGGTTCGGGTAGTAGGTACCTCCTTTAACGTTAATTCCGCCGATGAGGCGGTAAAAGTAACCGTAAATTCGGGAAAAGTAGCCTTCTCTCATCAACGAGATACGCTGCTGCTTACCCCTAACGAAGTTGGAATATACCAGCCAGGCAAAGCGATGCAAGAATCAATGAACAACGATGAGAATTATTTGTCGTGGAAAACCGACGTACTTCGCTTTGATGACGCGCCTCTTTCGCAAGTAGCTGAAGATATAAGTCGTCATTTCCAAGCCTCAGTTCAATTAGAAGATGAAGCCTTAGAACAACTGCGATTTACCTCCGTGTTTCAGCAGCCATCTTTGGCCACAGTTTTAGAAGAAATAAGCATGGTACTGGACATCCAGTACACCCAAGAACGTAACCAAATAAAGTTTTTTATAACTAACCCATGA
- the guaA gene encoding glutamine-hydrolyzing GMP synthase, which translates to MPETILIVDFGSQYTQLIARRVRELDVYCEIHPYNHLPSLDSLSSLKGIILSGSPCSVTESDAPNLAIDAMLDKFPVLGICYGAQMMAQQLGGEVLPSKIREYGRARLRHLDLHSRLLKEMTADSQVWMSHGDTIAEVPSGVEVIASTESVKVAAYKLQDKDVYGIQFHPEVTHSTEGKTVLRNFVVHICECAQDWTSDQFVEATVASLKEQLQNDKVVLGLSGGVDSSVAAMLIHQAVGKNLHCIFVDNGLLRKHEFEDVLHSYKDMGLNVTGVDAKAEFYQALAGVTDPEGKRKAIGKAFIEIFDREAHRIENVKWLGQGTIYPDVIESVSVKGPSATIKSHHNVGGLPEKMHLKVVEPLRMLFKDEVREVGRTMEIDDTILGRHPFPGPGLGIRILGDVTAEKVQILQEVDHIFISGLKNSGLYADVWQAAAVLLPIQAVGVMGDERTYERVVVLRAVSSVDGMTADWSHLPYEFLSEVSNQIINQVKGVNRVVYDISSKPPATIEWE; encoded by the coding sequence ATGCCAGAAACCATTCTAATTGTTGACTTTGGCTCGCAGTATACCCAACTCATTGCTCGGCGGGTACGGGAGTTGGATGTGTACTGCGAAATTCATCCGTACAACCATTTACCTAGCCTAGATAGCCTTTCATCACTTAAAGGGATTATTTTGTCGGGTAGCCCCTGCTCGGTGACCGAGAGTGATGCACCTAATCTGGCGATAGATGCTATGCTGGATAAGTTTCCGGTGCTAGGCATTTGCTACGGTGCCCAAATGATGGCTCAGCAATTAGGAGGGGAAGTTTTGCCTTCTAAAATTCGCGAGTACGGACGGGCACGGTTACGTCACCTGGATTTACACTCCCGACTTTTAAAAGAGATGACGGCGGACTCGCAGGTGTGGATGTCGCACGGCGATACCATTGCCGAGGTACCATCGGGAGTAGAGGTTATTGCTAGCACCGAATCGGTGAAAGTAGCTGCTTATAAACTACAGGACAAAGATGTATATGGCATTCAGTTTCATCCGGAGGTAACGCATTCTACCGAAGGAAAAACAGTATTACGAAACTTTGTGGTGCATATTTGCGAATGCGCTCAAGACTGGACTTCCGATCAGTTTGTAGAGGCTACGGTTGCCTCGCTGAAGGAGCAGTTGCAGAATGATAAAGTAGTACTGGGTTTATCGGGTGGGGTCGATTCTTCGGTGGCAGCTATGCTAATCCATCAGGCAGTTGGTAAAAACTTACACTGTATCTTCGTAGATAATGGGTTACTTCGCAAACATGAGTTTGAAGATGTGCTGCATTCTTATAAAGATATGGGATTGAACGTGACCGGAGTGGATGCAAAAGCGGAGTTCTACCAAGCACTAGCTGGAGTTACTGATCCCGAAGGCAAGCGAAAAGCAATTGGTAAAGCCTTCATTGAAATCTTTGATCGAGAAGCGCACCGCATTGAAAATGTCAAGTGGTTGGGACAGGGAACTATTTATCCCGACGTGATTGAATCAGTATCAGTAAAGGGACCATCGGCTACCATCAAGTCGCACCACAATGTGGGTGGATTGCCTGAGAAAATGCATTTGAAAGTAGTTGAGCCACTGCGAATGCTATTTAAAGATGAGGTGCGGGAAGTGGGGAGAACTATGGAGATTGATGATACTATTTTAGGACGCCATCCATTTCCTGGGCCAGGGTTGGGTATTCGTATTTTAGGAGATGTTACTGCCGAAAAAGTGCAGATTCTGCAAGAAGTTGACCATATTTTTATCTCTGGTCTTAAAAACAGCGGCTTGTACGCTGATGTGTGGCAGGCTGCGGCGGTGTTGCTACCCATTCAGGCAGTAGGGGTAATGGGCGATGAGCGCACCTACGAGCGCGTGGTTGTACTGCGGGCAGTAAGCAGCGTAGATGGTATGACGGCGGACTGGAGTCATTTGCCTTACGAATTTTTAAGCGAAGTCTCTAATCAGATCATTAACCAAGTAAAAGGAGTGAACCGGGTAGTATACGACATCAGTTCAAAACCACCGGCCACTATTGAGTGGGAATAA
- a CDS encoding tetratricopeptide repeat protein: MSRFLRNFILLTVALSGFTSQLFAQSGINYRQQYNQAKTLYEQGNYQQAIELFQPISRAEKSNPFAPYASYFYAMAAFRTGDTDLAKNMFRQIQSKYPRWKQMPEVLYGLANSYYESGNFDQAFKESDELSKLPTATDSIRSDLQKMKRYYLARTPDEVLERLLLDYPGEKAVAEQLVTNITYSIYNEDQERKKDSLVERYSIDLSDLGVASQAASVRKEEYHLAAFLPFLQEKLDADNAGNRVGNQFILDLYRGMELAAKDLQQEGINVQLHAYDTQREYDITQELLAQDEIKYMDVFIGPLYQGPFRAVSDYARDNQKYMFNPLSSNPQIIGDNRFSYLIKPSIVTEAKIAAQHAIDSLDATQAVVVTGPTKRDSARVFTFINEFQETYNQEVHLEIIDDYNEETMELFVEKLQELHDLGETVVYVASDQELVITNTISAVVMSGLPLKVIGNGSWFDFTTISYEQLESLGVRLINSIYLDYRNDEVQEFRDRYRQTYYQIPSKNVFLGYDIVYFIGQMLNEYGVYFQEFFVTEAPVPSRFFQGYNYFQANDNQYVPIIQFEEGSLVITKVEY, from the coding sequence ATGTCTCGTTTCTTACGAAATTTTATCCTCTTAACTGTTGCTTTGAGTGGTTTCACCTCTCAGCTTTTTGCTCAGTCCGGTATCAATTATCGGCAGCAGTACAACCAAGCGAAAACGCTCTATGAGCAGGGGAACTATCAACAAGCTATTGAGCTGTTTCAGCCAATTAGCCGAGCCGAAAAGAGTAACCCGTTTGCCCCCTACGCCTCTTATTTTTACGCAATGGCTGCTTTCCGAACGGGCGATACCGATTTGGCGAAGAATATGTTCCGGCAAATTCAGAGCAAGTACCCTCGGTGGAAGCAAATGCCCGAAGTGCTCTACGGTTTGGCTAACAGCTACTACGAATCGGGTAATTTTGATCAGGCATTTAAAGAGTCTGATGAATTGTCTAAACTGCCTACTGCCACCGATTCTATCCGGAGCGATCTTCAGAAAATGAAACGATATTATCTAGCCCGTACCCCTGATGAAGTGCTGGAAAGACTGCTACTAGATTATCCTGGTGAAAAAGCAGTGGCTGAACAGCTAGTAACGAACATCACGTACAGCATCTATAACGAAGACCAGGAGCGCAAAAAAGATTCGTTGGTGGAACGGTATTCTATCGATCTCTCTGATTTGGGAGTCGCTAGTCAAGCCGCGTCAGTACGTAAAGAAGAATATCACTTAGCCGCATTTTTACCCTTTCTCCAAGAGAAGCTCGATGCCGATAACGCGGGTAATCGGGTGGGGAATCAGTTTATTTTGGATTTGTACCGAGGTATGGAGCTAGCCGCTAAGGATTTACAGCAGGAAGGCATTAACGTTCAACTACATGCTTACGATACCCAGCGGGAGTACGACATAACTCAGGAATTGTTAGCGCAAGATGAGATTAAGTATATGGATGTGTTTATTGGCCCACTGTACCAAGGACCGTTTCGGGCGGTATCCGATTACGCTCGAGATAACCAAAAATACATGTTTAACCCGCTTTCTTCTAATCCGCAGATCATTGGGGATAATCGTTTTTCTTATCTGATTAAGCCGAGCATTGTTACCGAAGCGAAAATTGCGGCTCAACACGCAATTGATTCACTGGATGCTACTCAGGCAGTGGTAGTAACTGGTCCTACCAAACGAGATTCGGCGCGGGTATTCACCTTCATCAATGAATTTCAAGAAACGTATAATCAAGAAGTACATCTGGAAATAATTGATGATTACAATGAAGAAACGATGGAGCTTTTTGTAGAAAAGCTTCAGGAGCTGCACGACTTAGGAGAAACGGTAGTATATGTGGCATCCGATCAGGAACTAGTCATTACCAACACTATCAGTGCGGTGGTGATGTCGGGATTACCGCTTAAAGTCATCGGGAACGGGTCTTGGTTCGATTTTACCACTATTTCTTACGAGCAATTGGAGAGTCTAGGAGTCCGTCTAATAAATTCAATTTACTTAGACTATCGCAACGATGAAGTGCAAGAGTTTCGAGACCGTTACCGCCAGACGTACTACCAAATTCCCAGCAAAAATGTCTTTCTGGGCTACGATATAGTCTACTTTATCGGACAAATGCTCAACGAGTACGGAGTGTATTTCCAAGAATTCTTCGTGACTGAAGCCCCGGTTCCCAGTCGGTTTTTTCAGGGATATAACTATTTTCAGGCTAATGATAATCAGTATGTTCCCATAATTCAGTTTGAGGAAGGATCATTAGTTATTACCAAAGTAGAATACTAG
- a CDS encoding RNA polymerase sigma-70 factor, protein MKNPSLAILPSQEETILEGLQQGEESAYQALFEEYYTVLTTFAYQYVHDLDAAKELVQEVFITLYQKRASIRIEKSLKSYLFQAVYRRFLNTHTQQERRDFYHNEVAREQDFSDCTDAMEQAEALQRIHRAIDQLPDQCRRIFTMNRFDGMNNQAIADQLHLSKRTVETQISKALKLLRQSLLPQTLILLLLEWVM, encoded by the coding sequence GTGAAAAATCCATCGCTAGCCATCTTACCATCTCAAGAGGAAACTATTCTGGAGGGCCTTCAGCAAGGTGAAGAATCTGCCTACCAAGCTTTATTTGAAGAATACTACACAGTTTTAACTACTTTTGCTTATCAGTACGTTCACGATTTGGATGCTGCTAAAGAGTTAGTACAGGAAGTATTTATAACCCTCTACCAAAAACGCGCTTCTATCCGTATTGAGAAGTCGCTAAAGTCGTACCTATTTCAAGCGGTCTATCGGCGTTTTCTCAATACCCACACCCAACAAGAGCGGCGTGATTTCTACCATAACGAGGTTGCACGGGAGCAAGATTTTTCAGACTGTACCGACGCTATGGAGCAAGCTGAAGCTTTGCAGCGAATTCATCGAGCCATAGACCAGTTACCCGATCAATGTCGGCGTATTTTTACGATGAACCGTTTCGATGGAATGAACAACCAGGCAATTGCCGATCAACTACACCTATCTAAACGCACCGTAGAGACTCAAATTAGCAAAGCACTCAAACTACTGCGACAATCGCTACTACCGCAAACACTGATTTTATTGCTATTGGAGTGGGTGATGTAA